From the genome of Halomonas sp. MCCC 1A13316, one region includes:
- the gmk gene encoding guanylate kinase, giving the protein MSQGTLFIISAPSGAGKTTLVRELIESLDGIRVSVSHTTRARRRGEVDGVNYHFVEVGEFEAMIARGEFFEYARVFDNFYGTSRPAVEALLDAGQDVILEIDWQGARQVREQMPEAVSIFILPPSRDELERRLASRGTDEHATIARRMRDAVSEMSHYDEYDYLVINDDFTTALRELQSLVIGRRLSLARVQESHGPLLAALLS; this is encoded by the coding sequence ATGTCCCAAGGTACGCTTTTCATCATTTCCGCGCCTTCCGGCGCCGGCAAGACCACTCTGGTGCGCGAGCTGATCGAGAGCCTCGATGGCATTCGGGTCTCGGTGTCGCACACCACCCGGGCCCGGCGGCGTGGCGAGGTGGACGGCGTCAACTACCACTTCGTGGAGGTCGGCGAGTTCGAAGCGATGATCGCACGCGGCGAGTTCTTCGAGTACGCCCGTGTATTCGACAACTTCTATGGCACGTCGCGGCCGGCGGTGGAAGCCCTGCTCGATGCCGGCCAGGACGTGATTCTCGAGATCGACTGGCAGGGCGCGCGCCAGGTCCGCGAGCAGATGCCCGAAGCGGTCTCTATTTTCATCCTGCCGCCTTCACGCGACGAGCTGGAGCGGCGCCTGGCCAGCCGCGGCACCGACGAGCACGCCACCATTGCCCGGCGCATGCGTGACGCAGTCAGTGAGATGTCGCACTATGACGAGTACGATTACCTGGTCATCAACGACGATTTCACCACCGCCCTGCGCGAGTTGCAGTCGCTGGTGATCGGCCGACGCCTCAGCCTGGCCCGGGTGCAGGAGTCGCATGGCCCGCTGCTGGCGGCGCTGTTGTCATAA
- a CDS encoding NAD-dependent epimerase/dehydratase family protein → MKKTILILGCGDIGMVLGRELLEAGYHVIGARRSAAALEGTGIEPLALDLVDEDALSTLPDADYVVYILSADRFDEAAYRTAYRDGLMAVLRTYEGRETAPERLFFVSSTSVYAQKEGEQVDEESPAEAAGFSGTVMREAEQALRESALAGTTVRFSGIYGPGRDRLIRQVLEGRIAPKAPPMYSNRIHRDDCAGVLSHLIGLDMAGKPLDDLYLASDCAAEPLHEVMLWLAGQLKVEPTEVIQAPLRKRASKRCDNSRLLETGYVFRYPSYREGYAQVMKEGGFLVEPV, encoded by the coding sequence TTGAAGAAGACAATACTGATTCTTGGCTGTGGCGACATTGGAATGGTGCTCGGTAGGGAACTGCTGGAGGCCGGTTATCATGTTATCGGCGCCCGCCGCAGCGCCGCAGCGCTGGAGGGTACCGGCATCGAGCCGCTGGCGCTCGACCTGGTCGACGAAGACGCGCTGTCAACCCTGCCCGATGCCGATTACGTGGTCTACATCCTCAGCGCCGACCGCTTCGACGAGGCGGCCTATCGGACTGCCTATCGCGATGGCCTCATGGCAGTGCTGCGCACCTATGAGGGTCGTGAGACGGCACCGGAGCGCCTGTTTTTCGTCTCTTCCACCAGCGTCTATGCCCAGAAGGAGGGCGAGCAGGTCGATGAGGAGAGCCCAGCGGAAGCGGCCGGCTTCTCCGGAACGGTGATGCGCGAGGCCGAGCAGGCCCTGCGCGAGAGTGCGTTGGCCGGCACCACGGTGCGCTTCTCCGGCATCTACGGTCCGGGACGGGATCGCCTGATCCGCCAGGTGCTGGAAGGCCGCATCGCGCCCAAGGCTCCGCCGATGTACTCCAACCGCATTCACCGCGACGACTGTGCCGGCGTACTGTCCCATCTGATCGGCCTCGATATGGCGGGTAAGCCGCTCGACGACCTCTACCTGGCCAGCGACTGCGCAGCGGAGCCGCTCCATGAGGTCATGCTATGGCTCGCCGGCCAGCTCAAGGTGGAACCCACCGAAGTAATCCAGGCTCCCTTGCGCAAGCGCGCCAGCAAGCGCTGCGACAACTCGCGCTTGCTCGAGACGGGCTACGTCTTCCGCTACCCCAGCTACCGCGAAGGCTATGCCCAGGTGATGAAAGAGGGCGGCTTCCTGGTCGAACCCGTCTGA
- a CDS encoding RelA/SpoT family protein yields MFTIDDLADRLGGYLPPDEIQQVKRAFYYAEQAHDGQRRRSGEPYVTHPLAVANILANMHMDHQSLMSAMLHDVIEDTGVSKEALAEQFGKPVAELVDGVSKLTQITFEDKAVAQAENFQKMVLAMSRDIRVIIVKLADRLHNMRTLGALRPEKKRRIARETLEIYARIASRLGINTIRVELEDLSFQALHPMRAERIKRAVSSARGHRRSAIRQIQNALQRSLDDEGLPGTVMGRQKHLLSIYKKMRDQRKPFAEIMDVFGFRIITEDVDSCYRILGVVHNLYKPVPGRFKDYIAIPKANGYQSLHTTLFGSGGMPIEVQIRTREMEAMANNGIAAHWLYKAGQTDHPIAEGSHARAREWVKGLLEMQRHAGDSLEFIEHVKNDLFPDDIYVFTPRGDIMELPQGATVIDFAYAVHTDIGNSCIACRIDRHLAPLSTRLESGQTLEIITAPGARPNLAWLNFVVTAKARSAIRHALKHQQHTEAVQLGRRLLNKALADFETSLEELPENVLPELLDELSLKGEESLLESIGLGTRVAHVVARRLIDLLHGDSAEASERVLTPQGPIVISGAEGMVIKFARCCHPLPGDPVVGHLSVGKGIVVHRTECRNLDELKNDPDKLFALEWSNQISEDFPVALRIEIESRRGLVAELASLVTDADANIERIGIEERDARLSIVHLTLAVRDRVHLARLIKRIRNLSHVGKITRVGN; encoded by the coding sequence ATGTTCACCATCGACGACCTGGCCGACAGACTCGGCGGCTACCTTCCTCCCGACGAGATCCAGCAGGTCAAGCGCGCCTTCTACTATGCCGAGCAGGCCCATGACGGCCAGCGCCGGCGTTCCGGCGAGCCCTACGTGACCCACCCCCTCGCCGTGGCCAACATCCTCGCCAACATGCACATGGACCATCAGAGTCTGATGTCGGCCATGCTGCACGACGTTATCGAGGATACCGGCGTCTCCAAGGAGGCCCTTGCCGAACAGTTCGGCAAGCCGGTGGCGGAGCTGGTGGACGGCGTCTCGAAGCTGACCCAGATCACCTTCGAGGACAAGGCCGTCGCCCAGGCCGAGAACTTCCAGAAGATGGTGCTGGCGATGTCGCGTGACATCCGCGTGATCATCGTCAAGCTCGCCGACCGCCTGCACAACATGCGCACCCTGGGCGCCCTTCGTCCGGAGAAGAAGCGCCGCATCGCCCGCGAGACGCTGGAGATCTACGCCCGCATCGCCAGCCGCCTGGGTATCAACACCATCCGCGTGGAGCTCGAGGATCTCTCCTTCCAGGCCCTGCACCCGATGCGCGCCGAGCGCATCAAGCGCGCCGTCTCCAGCGCCCGTGGCCACCGCCGCTCGGCAATACGCCAGATCCAGAATGCCCTGCAGCGGAGCCTCGACGACGAGGGCCTGCCGGGCACCGTGATGGGCCGCCAGAAGCACCTGCTGTCGATCTACAAGAAGATGCGCGACCAGCGCAAGCCGTTCGCCGAGATCATGGACGTGTTCGGTTTTCGCATCATCACCGAGGACGTCGACAGCTGCTATCGCATCCTCGGCGTGGTGCACAACCTCTACAAGCCGGTACCGGGGCGCTTCAAGGACTACATCGCCATACCCAAGGCCAACGGCTACCAGAGCCTGCACACCACCCTGTTCGGCAGCGGCGGCATGCCCATCGAGGTGCAGATCCGCACCCGCGAGATGGAAGCCATGGCCAACAACGGCATTGCCGCCCACTGGCTCTACAAGGCCGGCCAGACCGACCATCCCATCGCCGAGGGCAGCCACGCCCGCGCTCGCGAGTGGGTCAAGGGGCTGCTCGAGATGCAGCGCCACGCCGGCGATTCGCTGGAGTTCATCGAGCACGTCAAGAACGACCTGTTCCCCGACGACATCTACGTATTCACGCCGCGCGGCGACATCATGGAGCTTCCCCAGGGAGCCACGGTGATCGACTTCGCCTACGCCGTGCATACCGATATCGGTAACAGCTGCATCGCCTGTCGCATCGATCGCCATCTGGCGCCGCTCTCCACCCGCCTCGAGAGCGGCCAGACGCTGGAGATCATCACCGCGCCCGGGGCACGACCCAACCTGGCCTGGCTCAACTTCGTGGTCACCGCCAAGGCACGTTCGGCGATCCGCCATGCGCTCAAGCATCAACAGCACACCGAGGCGGTGCAACTCGGCCGGCGACTGCTCAACAAGGCCCTGGCCGATTTCGAGACCAGCTTGGAGGAGCTGCCGGAAAATGTGTTGCCGGAGCTACTGGATGAGCTGTCGCTGAAGGGCGAGGAGAGCCTGCTGGAATCGATCGGCCTCGGCACGCGGGTGGCCCATGTGGTGGCGCGGCGCCTGATCGACCTGCTCCACGGCGACTCGGCCGAAGCCAGCGAGCGTGTGCTCACGCCTCAGGGGCCCATCGTCATCAGTGGCGCCGAGGGCATGGTGATCAAGTTCGCCCGCTGCTGCCATCCCTTGCCGGGCGATCCGGTGGTCGGTCATCTGTCGGTGGGCAAGGGCATCGTGGTGCACCGTACCGAGTGCCGCAACCTCGACGAGCTGAAGAACGATCCCGACAAGCTGTTCGCGCTGGAGTGGTCCAACCAGATCAGCGAGGACTTCCCGGTGGCGCTGCGTATCGAGATCGAGAGCCGCCGCGGTTTGGTAGCCGAGCTCGCCAGCCTGGTCACCGACGCCGACGCCAACATCGAGCGTATCGGCATCGAGGAGCGTGACGCCCGCCTGTCCATCGTGCATCTGACCCTGGCGGTACGCGATCGCGTGCATCTGGCGCGACTAATCAAGCGCATCCGCAACCTGTCCCACGTCGGCAAGATCACCCGCGTAGGTAATTGA
- the recG gene encoding ATP-dependent DNA helicase RecG: protein MSDLDAPITSLKGVGEALAVKLARLRVESVADLLFHLPLRYQDRTRITPIGTLRAGHEAVVEGEVSASDVVKGRRRSLLVRLRDGSGILSLRFFHFSPAQQQQFRPGVRVRCFGEARAGATGLEIYHPEYRLLSADAPPVEDHLTPIYPTTEGLHQTRLRALIEQALVRLDEAPEASLPDWIGEELRARFGLPELHHCLQVLHRPSPEVDPERLASGKHPATRRLALEELLAHRLSLQQVRQRIQQDGAPALPSGRGLQARFLTQLPFSLTGAQRRVLDEIGADLAREVPMLRLVQGDVGSGKTVVAAMAALSAIAGDCQAAMMAPTEILAEQHYRTLRAWFEPLDIEVAWLAGKLKGKARLDTKAAILDGRARMVVGTHALFQGDVHFQRLGLAIVDEQHRFGVHQRLALREKGEAGGLTPHQLVMTATPIPRTLAMSAYADLDVSIIDELPPGRTPVKTVVVPDERRPEVVARIRHACAEGRQAYWVCTLIEESDALQCQAAEATRDELTEALPELAIGMVHGRMKASEKAAVMDAFKAGELDLLVATTVIEVGVDVPNASLMIIENPERLGLSQLHQLRGRVGRGISESFCVLLYHGPLSAHSRERLAVMRETTDGFRIAEKDLELRGPGEVLGTRQTGLAQMKIADLERDADLLERVAPLAEALLTSHPEASRPLIRRWLGEEAGRYGQV, encoded by the coding sequence ATGAGCGACCTCGACGCGCCGATCACCTCCCTGAAGGGCGTCGGGGAAGCGCTGGCCGTAAAGCTGGCACGACTGCGCGTGGAGAGCGTTGCCGACCTGCTGTTTCATTTGCCGCTGCGCTACCAGGACCGCACCCGGATCACACCGATCGGTACCCTGCGGGCCGGGCATGAGGCGGTGGTCGAGGGCGAGGTCTCGGCCAGCGACGTGGTCAAGGGGCGCAGGCGTAGCCTGCTGGTCAGGCTGCGCGATGGCTCGGGCATCCTCAGCCTGCGCTTTTTCCACTTCTCCCCGGCCCAGCAGCAACAGTTCCGCCCGGGTGTCCGAGTGCGCTGCTTCGGCGAGGCCCGTGCCGGTGCCACCGGGCTCGAAATCTACCACCCCGAGTACCGTCTGCTCAGTGCCGATGCCCCGCCGGTGGAAGATCATCTGACGCCGATCTATCCCACCACCGAGGGGCTGCACCAGACGCGGCTCAGAGCGCTGATCGAGCAGGCCCTGGTGCGACTCGACGAAGCCCCCGAGGCATCATTGCCTGACTGGATCGGCGAGGAGCTGCGTGCACGCTTCGGCTTGCCTGAGCTGCACCACTGCTTGCAGGTACTCCATCGACCCTCTCCCGAGGTCGACCCCGAGCGCCTGGCCAGCGGCAAGCACCCGGCGACTCGGCGTCTGGCGCTAGAGGAGCTGCTGGCCCATCGCCTGAGCCTGCAGCAGGTACGCCAGCGGATCCAGCAGGACGGCGCTCCGGCGCTGCCCAGCGGGCGTGGCCTGCAGGCCCGCTTCCTCACCCAGCTGCCGTTCTCGCTGACCGGCGCCCAGCGCCGCGTGCTCGACGAGATCGGCGCGGACCTGGCCCGCGAGGTGCCCATGCTGCGCCTGGTGCAGGGCGACGTGGGCTCGGGTAAAACGGTGGTCGCCGCCATGGCGGCGCTGTCGGCCATCGCCGGAGATTGTCAGGCGGCGATGATGGCGCCCACCGAGATACTGGCCGAGCAGCACTACCGCACGCTCAGGGCGTGGTTCGAGCCGCTCGATATCGAGGTGGCGTGGCTGGCCGGAAAGCTCAAGGGCAAGGCCCGGCTCGATACCAAGGCCGCCATCCTGGACGGTCGCGCGCGCATGGTGGTCGGTACCCATGCGCTGTTCCAGGGCGACGTCCACTTCCAGCGCCTGGGGCTCGCCATCGTCGACGAGCAGCACCGCTTCGGCGTGCACCAGCGCCTGGCGCTGCGCGAGAAGGGCGAGGCCGGCGGGCTGACGCCGCACCAACTGGTGATGACGGCCACGCCGATCCCGCGCACCCTGGCGATGAGCGCCTATGCCGATCTCGATGTCTCGATCATCGACGAATTGCCGCCCGGGCGCACCCCGGTGAAGACGGTGGTGGTGCCCGACGAGCGGCGCCCCGAGGTAGTGGCGCGCATTCGTCACGCCTGCGCCGAGGGCCGTCAGGCCTATTGGGTCTGCACCCTGATCGAGGAGTCCGACGCGCTGCAGTGCCAGGCCGCCGAGGCGACCCGCGACGAACTCACCGAGGCGCTGCCGGAACTCGCCATCGGCATGGTTCACGGCCGCATGAAGGCCAGCGAGAAGGCGGCGGTGATGGATGCCTTCAAGGCCGGCGAACTCGACCTCCTGGTGGCCACCACGGTAATCGAGGTGGGTGTCGACGTTCCCAATGCCAGCCTGATGATCATCGAGAACCCCGAGCGGCTCGGGCTTTCGCAACTGCACCAGTTGCGCGGCCGGGTCGGCCGCGGCATCAGCGAGAGCTTCTGCGTACTGCTCTACCACGGACCGCTGTCGGCCCACTCCCGCGAGCGCCTGGCGGTCATGCGCGAGACCACCGATGGTTTTCGTATCGCCGAGAAGGACCTCGAACTGCGCGGCCCCGGTGAAGTGCTCGGCACACGCCAGACCGGTCTGGCGCAGATGAAGATCGCCGACCTGGAGCGCGACGCCGACCTGCTGGAGCGCGTCGCACCCTTGGCCGAGGCGCTGCTGACCAGTCACCCCGAGGCCAGCCGGCCGCTGATCCGGCGCTGGCTGGGCGAAGAAGCGGGGCGCTACGGGCAGGTGTAG
- a CDS encoding glutaminase gives MVPGRMTVCAWSPALDGNGNWVAAQHALELFAEEFDSHQMAT, from the coding sequence GTGGTACCGGGCAGGATGACTGTCTGCGCTTGGTCGCCGGCGCTCGACGGGAACGGCAACTGGGTCGCCGCCCAGCACGCCCTGGAGCTGTTCGCCGAGGAATTCGATTCACACCAGATGGCAACATGA
- a CDS encoding transporter substrate-binding domain-containing protein has product MDYENSPCPTFKIQNIESFLNDGKPGAAQSKVSFQHHGVDAAGGAIRLPCCAPAGLGATLARRHSRRHGRDDRRRWRSLHPPYEFLDEDGEPAGYNVELTQAIAELMGIEVRIELKPWSEVRRGLEQSEIDILQGMSYSEAPTERFDFSPPHAIVHQSIFARRGDPLVEVEELRGKEVIVQRGDIMHDYLV; this is encoded by the coding sequence TTGGATTATGAAAATTCTCCATGCCCTACTTTCAAGATTCAGAACATCGAGTCGTTCCTTAATGACGGCAAGCCGGGCGCTGCCCAATCGAAGGTTTCCTTCCAGCATCATGGTGTGGATGCGGCTGGCGGCGCTATCCGCTTGCCTTGCTGTGCCCCTGCCGGGCTGGGGGCAACCCTCGCCCGACGCCACAGCCGACGGCACGGGCGAGACGATCGTCGTCGGTGGCGATCACTTCATCCGCCCTACGAGTTCCTCGACGAGGACGGTGAGCCGGCCGGCTACAACGTGGAGCTGACCCAGGCCATCGCCGAGTTGATGGGCATCGAGGTGCGCATCGAGCTGAAGCCGTGGAGCGAGGTGCGCCGCGGGCTGGAGCAGAGTGAGATCGACATTCTCCAAGGCATGTCGTACTCCGAGGCACCTACCGAACGCTTCGACTTCTCGCCGCCCCACGCCATCGTCCACCAGTCAATCTTCGCCCGCCGCGGCGACCCGCTGGTGGAGGTCGAGGAGCTGCGCGGCAAGGAAGTGATCGTCCAGCGCGGCGACATCATGCACGACTACCTGGTCTAG
- a CDS encoding RidA family protein — translation MSNKAVINTEKAPAAIGPYSQAIKAGNTVYLSGQIPLDPATMELVSDDFEAQARQVFTNLKAVCEEAAGSLGEIVKINLYLVDLGNFAIVNQVMEEFFAKPYPARAAVGVKALPKGAQFEAEAVMVIGD, via the coding sequence ATGAGCAACAAGGCCGTCATCAATACCGAAAAGGCTCCCGCCGCCATCGGCCCTTACTCCCAGGCCATCAAGGCCGGTAACACCGTTTATCTTTCCGGCCAGATCCCGCTGGACCCGGCCACCATGGAACTGGTTTCCGACGACTTCGAGGCCCAGGCACGCCAGGTCTTCACCAACCTCAAGGCGGTATGCGAGGAGGCTGCCGGCTCGCTCGGCGAGATCGTCAAGATCAACCTCTACCTGGTCGACCTGGGCAACTTCGCCATCGTCAACCAAGTCATGGAGGAGTTTTTCGCCAAGCCCTACCCGGCGCGCGCCGCGGTGGGCGTGAAGGCGCTACCCAAAGGGGCGCAGTTCGAAGCGGAAGCGGTGATGGTGATAGGAGATTGA
- a CDS encoding glutaminase has translation MHTRAQTRLGQGRVASYIPALAQQDPERLGIAVYTNAGELYTAGDAGTPFSIQSIAKVLLLTLALRTMTICGMYDAAGDFA, from the coding sequence ATCCACACGCGAGCGCAAACGCGGCTCGGCCAAGGTCGCGTCGCCAGCTATATCCCGGCGTTGGCCCAGCAGGATCCCGAACGGCTCGGCATCGCCGTGTATACCAATGCCGGCGAACTGTATACCGCCGGTGACGCCGGGACTCCCTTCTCGATCCAGAGCATCGCCAAGGTGCTGCTGCTTACCCTCGCCCTGCGTACCATGACCATCTGTGGCATGTACGACGCGGCCGGCGACTTCGCCTAG
- a CDS encoding cation:proton antiporter, with protein sequence MTTATWFILIGLLLLIVGFTFSYIKSVPATSAIIYLSVGFIVGPMGFELFHFNPFQESALLELLTEIAVLISLYCAGVKMPAPVSMKRWRTPLQLATFSMVLTVGLVTLFGYYGLALPLGAAVLLGAVVAPTDPVLATEVQVRHADDPDELRFSLTCEAGMNDGSAFPFVMLGLGLLGLHDLGDAGWRWLAVDVFWASGTGIGIGILAGSGVGWLVTKIRTSYANTAFLESFLGLGLIAFAYGISLLVNAWGFLAVFCAAVALRHTELKLAGLMQGYSTAVEARREGEPQAHVHVSESSLAFNEHLERLAEIVLVLLLGGSIFWDSWSWRAVGFAAFLFFIARPISVHLGVLGSRAPKRMRNLMGWFGVRGIGSLYYLMYAIQHGLPEEIALELIHLTLVVIALSILVHGISVKPTIKRYWRSRKPRI encoded by the coding sequence ATGACAACCGCCACTTGGTTTATTCTGATTGGTTTGTTGCTGTTGATTGTAGGATTTACCTTCTCCTACATCAAAAGCGTGCCAGCCACTTCCGCCATTATATACCTTTCCGTCGGTTTCATCGTGGGGCCGATGGGTTTTGAGTTGTTCCATTTCAATCCATTCCAAGAATCGGCTTTATTAGAACTTTTGACCGAAATAGCCGTTCTGATTTCCTTATATTGTGCCGGCGTGAAAATGCCTGCGCCGGTGTCCATGAAGCGATGGCGAACGCCTCTGCAGCTGGCGACGTTTTCGATGGTGCTTACCGTCGGACTAGTGACGCTGTTCGGTTACTACGGGCTCGCTCTCCCCCTTGGGGCTGCCGTGTTGCTGGGTGCTGTTGTGGCACCAACCGACCCAGTCCTGGCGACCGAGGTTCAGGTGCGTCACGCTGATGACCCTGACGAACTCCGCTTTTCTTTGACCTGCGAGGCCGGAATGAACGACGGCAGCGCCTTCCCGTTCGTGATGCTCGGCCTGGGGTTGCTGGGTCTGCACGATCTTGGCGATGCCGGTTGGCGGTGGCTGGCAGTCGATGTGTTCTGGGCAAGCGGTACAGGCATCGGCATCGGAATCTTGGCCGGCTCCGGTGTCGGTTGGCTGGTAACCAAGATACGCACTAGCTATGCAAACACTGCTTTTCTGGAAAGTTTTCTCGGTTTGGGGCTGATCGCATTCGCATACGGAATCAGTCTGTTAGTGAATGCCTGGGGGTTTCTGGCCGTTTTTTGTGCCGCAGTCGCTCTGCGCCATACCGAATTGAAATTGGCCGGCCTCATGCAAGGTTACTCGACAGCTGTCGAGGCACGCCGTGAAGGTGAGCCGCAAGCGCATGTGCACGTCAGCGAAAGCTCTCTAGCCTTTAATGAGCACCTCGAACGGCTGGCAGAAATCGTGCTGGTCTTACTGCTCGGAGGTTCGATCTTTTGGGACTCCTGGAGTTGGCGAGCCGTGGGTTTCGCGGCATTTCTGTTTTTTATTGCCCGCCCCATCAGCGTGCATCTTGGCGTACTCGGGAGCAGGGCGCCTAAGCGGATGCGCAACCTCATGGGTTGGTTTGGTGTTCGTGGTATCGGCTCACTGTACTACCTGATGTACGCCATCCAGCATGGGCTGCCAGAGGAGATCGCACTGGAGCTGATACACTTGACGCTCGTGGTAATTGCCTTGTCGATACTGGTTCACGGGATCAGCGTAAAGCCTACCATTAAGCGTTATTGGCGTTCGCGAAAGCCTCGAATTTGA
- a CDS encoding acyloxyacyl hydrolase translates to MLRTRTQLAGLAASLAMAVSQACLADLYVAGGITSETAAAARVEFDTLIGLDHLHPQFDLRLATGLLLLDGDESDENAAWLLTPMLRYTFDGERNVFVEGGIGAAIFLDARIGSRDLSTAFQFQDRLALGGSMGPGELSLSFTHYSNGGIKDPNEGIEVLALGYRLPL, encoded by the coding sequence ATGCTTCGAACAAGGACCCAGTTGGCTGGGCTCGCCGCCAGCCTCGCGATGGCCGTCAGCCAGGCCTGTCTGGCAGATCTTTACGTGGCAGGTGGCATCACCAGCGAAACGGCCGCCGCCGCTCGAGTCGAATTCGACACCCTGATCGGCCTTGATCATCTGCATCCGCAGTTCGATCTTCGTCTGGCTACCGGTCTGCTGCTGCTCGATGGAGATGAGAGCGACGAGAATGCCGCCTGGTTGCTTACCCCAATGCTGCGCTATACCTTCGACGGGGAGCGTAACGTCTTCGTCGAAGGGGGCATCGGCGCCGCTATATTTCTCGACGCGCGAATAGGTTCACGCGACCTTTCGACGGCGTTCCAATTCCAGGACCGCCTGGCTCTGGGAGGCTCGATGGGGCCTGGCGAACTCTCATTGAGCTTCACGCACTATTCCAATGGGGGGATCAAGGACCCCAACGAGGGCATCGAGGTACTGGCCCTGGGCTATCGCTTGCCGCTGTGA
- a CDS encoding hydrogen peroxide-inducible genes activator, with protein MTLTELRYIVTLAQERHFGRAAERCFVSQPTLSVAVKKLEEELGVALFERSKSTVQVTPLGEKIVEQAQRVLEQSSVIKELANAGKDQLASPLRIGAIYTIGPYLFPYLVPALTRSAPQMPLYIEEGFTANLRRKLRSGELDAIIIALPFTETDVVTKPLYEEEFEVLIPADHAWAQREFIDKEDLLKERLLLLGEGHCFRDQILEACPAISHQLNSPSNTLTAEGGSLETIRHMVASKLGITVLPRSAIGTGHYESGLLISRPFKSPAPSRTVAIAWRASFPRPKAIDAITDAVRQFHEALPASA; from the coding sequence ATGACTCTAACAGAACTTCGGTACATCGTAACCTTGGCGCAGGAGCGCCACTTCGGCAGGGCGGCCGAGCGCTGCTTCGTTTCCCAGCCCACGCTGTCGGTGGCGGTCAAAAAACTCGAGGAGGAGCTCGGCGTGGCGCTGTTCGAACGCTCCAAGTCGACCGTGCAGGTGACCCCGCTGGGCGAGAAGATCGTCGAGCAGGCCCAGCGCGTACTTGAGCAGAGCAGCGTGATCAAGGAACTGGCAAACGCCGGCAAGGATCAATTGGCAAGCCCGCTGCGCATTGGCGCCATCTACACCATCGGGCCCTACCTGTTCCCGTACCTGGTACCCGCGCTGACGCGCAGCGCCCCGCAGATGCCGCTCTACATCGAGGAGGGCTTTACCGCCAATCTACGGCGCAAGCTGCGTAGCGGCGAACTTGATGCCATTATCATCGCGCTGCCGTTCACCGAGACCGACGTAGTCACCAAGCCTCTCTACGAGGAGGAGTTCGAGGTGCTGATACCGGCCGATCATGCCTGGGCCCAGCGCGAATTCATCGACAAGGAGGATCTACTCAAGGAGCGGCTGCTGCTGCTGGGCGAGGGCCACTGCTTCCGCGACCAGATCCTCGAGGCCTGCCCCGCCATCAGTCATCAACTCAACAGTCCCAGCAATACCCTGACCGCCGAAGGCGGCTCGCTGGAGACGATCCGCCACATGGTCGCCTCCAAGCTCGGCATCACCGTGCTACCGCGTTCGGCCATCGGCACCGGACATTATGAAAGCGGGCTGCTCATCAGTCGGCCGTTCAAGTCGCCGGCACCGTCGCGCACCGTGGCGATTGCCTGGCGCGCCAGCTTCCCACGGCCCAAGGCGATCGATGCCATCACCGATGCCGTCCGGCAGTTTCACGAGGCGCTTCCCGCATCGGCATGA
- the rpoZ gene encoding DNA-directed RNA polymerase subunit omega yields the protein MARVTVEDCLDNVENRFKLVMISTQRARQLSRGSRDAQLPWENDKPTVMALREIAAGLVDHTVLDEPIEAPVRIRREGEPGMSFEE from the coding sequence ATGGCGCGTGTCACCGTCGAAGATTGTCTGGATAACGTCGAAAATCGCTTCAAGCTGGTGATGATCTCCACCCAGCGCGCTCGTCAGCTCTCGCGCGGTTCGCGCGACGCCCAGCTGCCGTGGGAAAACGACAAGCCCACCGTGATGGCGCTGCGCGAGATCGCCGCCGGGCTGGTCGACCATACCGTGCTGGACGAGCCGATCGAGGCGCCGGTCAGGATTCGCCGCGAAGGCGAACCGGGCATGTCCTTCGAGGAGTAA
- the thpR gene encoding RNA 2',3'-cyclic phosphodiesterase, translated as MRLFLALMPPPELRERLGELAEIAHARCGGRRMPDESLHLTLAFLGEVEEARAAELVEWVQGLTIPPGEWHLDCWGGFRRPGIVWVGAQAADPALSQLQGRLWSTLEPLGFGTRPTQFVPHVTLLRRAATLPLEYLPPIELSWFYNQLELIQSITDERGARYRRLAISQS; from the coding sequence GTGCGCCTCTTCCTGGCCCTGATGCCGCCGCCCGAGCTGCGAGAGCGACTCGGAGAACTGGCGGAAATCGCCCATGCCCGCTGTGGCGGGCGCCGCATGCCCGATGAGAGCCTGCACCTGACGCTGGCCTTTCTCGGCGAAGTGGAGGAAGCGAGAGCGGCCGAACTGGTCGAATGGGTACAAGGCCTCACCATCCCACCCGGCGAGTGGCACCTCGACTGCTGGGGCGGCTTTCGCCGACCCGGCATTGTCTGGGTCGGCGCTCAGGCAGCGGATCCGGCCCTGTCGCAGCTGCAGGGCCGGCTCTGGAGCACCCTCGAGCCGCTCGGTTTCGGCACGCGCCCCACCCAGTTCGTCCCGCATGTCACCCTGCTGCGACGCGCTGCGACACTACCGTTGGAGTACCTTCCCCCCATTGAGCTGTCGTGGTTCTATAATCAGCTTGAGCTGATTCAATCGATCACCGACGAACGAGGTGCCCGTTACCGGCGTCTAGCCATATCGCAGAGCTGA